TAATGCGTCCCGGCCCCGGTGATAGCAGCACCAGTTCGCTGGCGAGAAACACCGCTTCTTCAATATCATGGGTAATCAGCAGCACCTGCTTGCCGCTATCGCGCCACAGTGTCAGCAGCAACTCCTGCATCTGTTCACGGGTAAAAGCATCCAGTGCGCCAAACGGCTCATCAAGCAGCAGCAGTTGCGGATCGGCAGCCAGCGCACGCGCAATCCCTACCCGCTGACGCATACCGCCGGAAAGCTGCCAGATAAAGCGTTTCTCCGCCCCTTCCAGCCCGACTTTCTTCAGCATGCGCTGCGCAATGGCGCGCCGCTGGCGTTTCGCGACGCCCGCCAGTTGCAGACCAAACGCCACGTTATCCAGCACATTACGCCATGGCAGCAGGCCTTCATGCTGGAACACCACACCACGTTCTGCCCCCGGGCCGCTAATCGGCTGACCATCCAGCGTGATACTGCCGGATTCCGCCGGTAAAAAACCGGCGATCAGATTCAGCAGCGTGGTTTTGCCACAGCCGGATGGGCCCAGCACCACCAGCAGCTCACCGGAATCAATCGACAAATTGATATCCTGTAACGCCAGCCGGCCATCATAACGGGCATGCAAATCAGAGACGGATAACACGGGCGCGCCTTACTGTTCAGCCAGTGGTTTGACAAAGCGATCGGTGACGTAATCACGATAATCGCTGGCCACCTGCGGTACTTTGCCCTGCTCTTTTAAAAACTGCGCAGTATCAAGAATCGCTTTATCCACCGGCTGCGCCAGCTGACTAACCTGCCGGGCAGCGGTCAGATAGGTATTGCCTTTCACCAGCCCCGGCACCTGCTCATTGGGCACCCCGCTCAGACGCGACAGCTTGTTGAGATTATCTGGCTGCTTCAGCCACTGTTCCGGGTTATCCAGATAGGCTTTCTGTGCCGCCAGCGCGCTGCGGGCAAAAGCGGTGACCACTTCAGGATGTTGCTGCGCGAAATCTTTGCGTACCACCCAGACGTCGAGCGTTGGCGCGCCCCATTCTCCCACCTGCGCCGAATCGGTCAGCACATGGCCCTCTTTCTCCAGTTCGTTCACTGCCGGCGCCCAGACATAGGCGCCATCGATATCACCCCGCTGCCAGGCGGCGGTAATCGCCGGAGGTTGCAGGTTCAGAATCTGCACCTGACCGGGTTTGATCCCCCAGTGTTTCAGCGCCGCCAGCAGGCTGTAATGCGTGGTGGAGATAAAAGGCACCG
This is a stretch of genomic DNA from Winslowiella toletana. It encodes these proteins:
- the tauB gene encoding taurine ABC transporter ATP-binding subunit, yielding MLSVSDLHARYDGRLALQDINLSIDSGELLVVLGPSGCGKTTLLNLIAGFLPAESGSITLDGQPISGPGAERGVVFQHEGLLPWRNVLDNVAFGLQLAGVAKRQRRAIAQRMLKKVGLEGAEKRFIWQLSGGMRQRVGIARALAADPQLLLLDEPFGALDAFTREQMQELLLTLWRDSGKQVLLITHDIEEAVFLASELVLLSPGPGRIIERLSLDFGRRYAAGESCRAIKSDPEFIARREYVLSRVFQQREVF
- the tauA gene encoding taurine ABC transporter substrate-binding protein — its product is MAGRKWRLSWVAAALSLAALNAQAVDVTIAYQTSAEPAKVAQADNTFARESGANVDWRKFDSGSSVVRALASGDVQIGNIGSSPLAVAASQQVPIEVFLLASQLGNSEALVVKKGITKPQDLIGKRIAVPFISTTHYSLLAALKHWGIKPGQVQILNLQPPAITAAWQRGDIDGAYVWAPAVNELEKEGHVLTDSAQVGEWGAPTLDVWVVRKDFAQQHPEVVTAFARSALAAQKAYLDNPEQWLKQPDNLNKLSRLSGVPNEQVPGLVKGNTYLTAARQVSQLAQPVDKAILDTAQFLKEQGKVPQVASDYRDYVTDRFVKPLAEQ